The sequence GGCCGAACGGTTGGCCGCCGAGATCGCCCGCCACCCGCAGACCTGCCTGCGCAACGACCGCGCGTCGGTGCTCGCCACCGCCGGCCTGACCGAGCCGGAGGCGCTCGCCACCGAGCTGGCGTACGGCATGCGGTCGCTGAACACGGACGCGGCGGCCGGCGCGGCCCGGTTCGCCGCCGGGGCCGGCCGCCACGGCACCGTCAGCTGAGGTCGCGCAGGGCGTCCTCGATCGCCCGGTGGAACGTCGGGTACGCGTAGATCATGTGCCGGAGGTGGCTCAGCGGCACCGCCGCGTGCACCGCCACCACCAGCGCCGACAGCACCTCGCCGCCGGCCGGGCCGACGGAGGTCGCGCCGACCAGCACGCCCTGGTCGGCGTCCGCGACGAGCTTGATGAAGCCGTCGTTGCCGGCCTTGTGGATCCAACCCCGGGCGGACGACGACAGCTGGGCGAAGCCGACCTGCACGTTGATGCCGCGCTGGCGGGCCTGGTGCTCGGTGAGCCCGACCGCACCGACCTCCGGATCGGTGAAGGTGACCCGGGGCAGCGCCCGGTAGTCGGCGCGGGGCAGGGTACCGGCGGCGCCGCTCGGGCCGGTCGCGGTCATCGCGCCGCCGACCGCGCTCGCCGCGCCCATCGCACCGCCCACCACGCTGGCCGTCCCGCTCGGGTCGGGGCCACTGTCGGCGTGCCGGGTGCGGTCGAGCACGCCGGCGATGACGATCGCCGCCTGGTACATCGCGATGTGGGTAAAGGCCCCCTCACCGGTGACGTCGCCGACGGCCCAGACACCGTCGGTCACCCGCATCTGCCCGTCGACCGGCAGGTAGCGCTGCCCGGGGTCGACGCCGATCGAGTCCAGGCCCAGCTCCTCCAGGTGCGCCCGGCGCCCGGTGACCACCAGCAGCCGCTCCGCGTGGAACGCGTCGTCGCCGGCGTGCACGGTGAAGGTGGCACCGTCGTGGCTGACCCGTTCCGCCTTGACGCCGGTGCGGATCTCCACCCCGTCGGCCCGCAGCGCCTTCTCGGCCACCTCGGAGGACTCGGGCTCCTCGACCGCGAGGACCCGGTCCGCCGCCTCGACCACGGTCACCCGTACGCCGAACCGGGCGAACACCTGCGCCAGCTCCAGCCCGATCGCGCCGCCGCCGAGCACCAGCAGCGATTCGGGCAGCTCCTCGACCTCGATCGCCTGGTGGTTCGTCCAGTACGGCGTGTCGGCCAGGCCGTCGATCGGCGGCACGGAGGGCCGGGTGCCGGTGCCGAACACGATCCCGTGCCGGGCCTGGATGACCTGGTCGCCGACGCGTACCCGGCCGGGGCCGTCGAGCCGGGCGCTGCCGCGCAGGAACCGCCCACCCCGGCCGGTGAACCGGTCGACCGCCACCGTGTCGTCCCAGGTGTCGGTGGCCTCCTCGCGGATCCGCTTGGCCACCGGCGCCCAGTCCGGCTGGACCTGGGCCGAACCGGCCAGCTCGTTGACCCGCCGCGCCTCGGCGAGCGCGTTCGCCGCCCTGATCATCATCTTGCTGGGGATGCACCCCCAGTACGGGCACTCCCCGCCGACCAGGTCACGTTCGATGCCGACGACGCTCAGACCGGCCTCGGCGAGCCGCCCGGCCACCTCCTCGCCGCCGACGCCCAACCCGACCACGACCACGTCCACCACTTCCGGCTCCGCCATGCCGTCAGCATTCCCCAGCCACCGGACGCCGGCCAGCGGACCGCACCGGAATTCCCGCGCCCGTAATCATTGCTACCGCCTACGGTGGCCGCATGCCCGATCGCTTCGCCCCCGTCCGCGACTGCTTCCAGGATCTGCTGGCCACCGGCCGGGAGACCGGCGCCGGCCTGACCATCTGGTACGACGGCCACCCGGTGGTCGACCTGGGTGCCGACAGCCGCGGGGCGTGGCGGCCGGACACGCTGGTGAACGTCTACTCGGTCGGCAAGCCGGTCGCGGCGCTCTGCCTGCTGCTGCTCGTCGACCGGGGTCGGCTCGACCTGGACGATCCAGTGGCGACCCACTGGCCCGGGTTCCGCACCCCCGCCACGGTCCGCCAGGTGCTGAGCCACACCGCCGGCCTGCCGACCTTCCCGGTGGCCCGGCCCGCCGAGGCGGTCGCCGACTGGGAGCTGCTCTGCGCCGACCTGGCCGCCGCCGACCCGGAGTGGGAGCCGGGCAGCGTCGCGGGCGAGCACGCCTGGACGTACGGGCACCTGGTGGGCGAGCTGGTCCGCCGGGTCGACGGGCGGTCGGTGGGGCGGTTCCTGGCCGAGGAGATCGCCGACCCGTGGCGCCTCGACCTGGGCTTCGGCCTCGGGGCAGCGGACCAGCGGCGGTGCGCGGACCTGTCGTACGGCGATCCGGCCTGGCCGGTGCGGATGCTGGGTGAGCCGGGATCGCTGCGGGCCCGGGCACTGAGCAACCCACCCGGCGGCCTCGACCTGGCGGTGGTCAACAGCCCGCTCTGGCGGGGCGCGCAGGTCCCGGCGGTCAACCTGCACGCCACGGCGTCCGCGCTGGCCCGGCTCTACGCGGGCCTGGCCGCCGGCGGCACCCTCGACGGGGTACGCCTGTTCAGCCCCGAGCTGGTCGCCGAGGCCACCCGGGTCCAGTACGACGGCCCGGACCTGGTGCTCGATCGCCGGGCCTGCTGGACGCTGGGGATGCAGCGCGAGCCGGACGGGAGCTGGGGCATGGGCGGGATCGGTGGCAGCAGCGCCTGGGCCGACCCGGAGCGGGGCTACGTCTTCGGCTACGCCACGGCCCACCTGGCCGACCACGATCGGGTGGACGAGCTGGTCGAGGTGCTGCACTCCTGCCTCTGACGTCGGCGGCAGGGTCACCCCGCGTCACGAGCCCCCAGCATCACGCACGGTGACGGCCGAGGACTCCCCCGCATTGCCACTCGGACGCTTTGCTCTGCTGCCGCCACGGCAACACGAGAACTGAGCAGCGCATCCACTCAAGGCCATCCTGACGGCGCGGGCGTCGGTCGTTACCGAGGGTTGCTGTTGCCGGGGAGGCAGCAGAGCAAAGCGTCTGAGCAGATGCTCGGCGGGAAGCAGCGCCCTCACGCTCAGTGCACGCTCCCGGCGGGCCTCGCAGGTCCGGCAACGAGCGGACGGGTCAGCGCATCCAGACCGGGTCGACGCCGGGCGCCTCCAGCGGCGGCGGATAGCCCAGCTTCCGGCGTACCTCGCCGGGGAGCCGCCACGGTTGGTGCACCGCCTTCCCCGCCACCGACGTCAGTTCGGGAACCCAGCACCCACCGCGGTACGCGCACTCACCGTCGAACCAGGCTCGGCCCGGGTACGGCGACCGGGCTGCCGGTCGGGGTGAGCAGGGCCCGGGCGGCCACCGCCAGCCGGCGACGCTGCGGCACCAGCGCCCGGCGGGCGAACACGTCGTAGCCCTGCGCGGCGACCTCGTCGAGGATCCCGCCGTAGAGCGCGTACGCGGTCCGCATGCACGCCTGCGAGGCGGGGCTGAGCAGGGTGATGCCCGGTGCGGCAGCCTCGTAGTGCGCCTGGGCGCGGGTCACCTCGTACCCGATCAGGTCTCGGATCCTCGGCGTGGTGCGGGCCTGATCCTTCGCGGCGAGCAGGTCGTCGCGGGTGACGCCGAACTTGGCCAGGTCCTCGTCGGGCAGGTAGGTGCGGCCCCGGTCGAGGTCCTCGGCGACGTCCCGGATGAAGTTGGTGAGCTGGAAGGCGAAGCCGAGCTGGCGGGCCGGCTCGCGGGCCGCCGCCGGGTCGGAGCTGCCGAGGATCGGCAGCATCATGGTGCCGATGACCGCCGCCGAGCCTTCCATGTAGTCGAGCAGGTCGTCGTAGGTCGGGTACGACAGCACGGTCAGGTCCATCGCCATGCTGCGCAGGAACGACGCGAAGTCGGCGCGGTCGAGATCGAATACGGCGATGGTGTGCAGCACGGCCGGGAGCAGCGGGTCGTCGACCGGTTCACCGTGCAGGCCGGCGACGAACTCCGCCGACCACTGGTCCAGCCGGGCGGCGCGCTCGGCGGGCGGCAGCTCCTCGGTGCGGTCGACGATCTCGTCGGCGTAGCGCGTGAATCCATACAGGGCGTGCACATGACGTCGTTTCCACGCGGGGAGCAGCCGGGTGGCGAGATAGTAGGTGCGACCGTGCCGTCGGTGCAGCTCCTGGCAGCGGGCATAGGCAGCGGTGAGATCGGTGTCCACCGGCCCTCCTCGAAATTCGACGCAGCAATCGACGCAACTCGTAACCCTAGGGTATGCTCGCCGACATGGCCAACGACGCAGTCGCAGGTAATGCGCTCCGCGTCGCGCCGGCACAGCCGGGAGCGACGGACGATCCGGTCCGCCGCGTACTGGCCGCGTTCACGAAAGAGCTGGTCAAGGGGGTGGACGACACCCTGGCGGCCTTCCTGGCCACCGAGGTCGACTCGCTCACCGAGATCGACGCAGCGATGGGTGGTTTCGCGGCCACCGCCCGCGACAGCGTGCTGGCCGGCGGCAAGCGGGTCCGGCCGACCTTCGCGTACTGGGGCTGGCGCGGGGTGGTCGGCGGCGCGGAGCCACTGCCGACGGTGCTGCCGGCGTTCGCCGCCCTGGAACTGCTGCACACCTTCGCACTGGTGCACGACGACGTGATGGACGCCTCCGACACCCGCCGCGGCCGGCCCACCGCGCACCGCGCCGCCACCGCCCGGCACGTCGCCGCCGGGTACGCCGGCGACCCGGCCCGGTTCGGCGAGGCGGTGGCCGTGCTCGTCGGCGACCTCTGCCTGGTCTGGGCCGACCGGCTGCTCAGCCACGCCACCGTGGCACCGGCCCAGCTGTTCGAGGTGCGGCGCTGCTACGACCAGATGCGGATCGAGACGGTCGCCGGGCAGTACCTCGACGTGCTGGGCGAGAACGATCCGGCGAACTGGTCGGTGGACCGGGCGCTGCGGGTGGCCCGCTACAAGACCGCCAGCTACACCGTCCAGCGCCCGCTGCTCTTCGGCGCCTGCCTGGCCGGCGTCGCCGCCGACACGCCACTGATCGCCGCGTACACCCGCTACGGCCTGGCCGTCGGCGAGGCGTTCCAACTCTGCGACGACCTGCTCGGCGTCTACGGCGACCCGGCGACCACCGGCAAGCCGGCCGGCGACGACCTGCGTACCGGCAAGCCGACCGCGCTGCTGATGCTGGCCCGCCAACTCGCCACCCCCGGCCAGCGGCGGGCGCTGGAGCGGGCCGGCCCGGTCACCGGCGCCCGGGACGTGGCCCGGCTGGCCGAACTGGTCGCCGACACCGGGGCGGTGTCCCGGGTCGAGCGGATGATCTCCGACCGGGTGTCCGAGGCGCTGACCGCGCTGGACACCGCGTCGATCGACGAGACCGCGCGCACCGCGCTGACCGGCCTCGCCACCGCCGCAACCATGCGGCGGGCATGATGAGCGACCTTGCGAAGGAGGTGGTCACGTGCGGACCGTGAACGGACGTACGGACCGGGTGGTGGTCGTCGGCGCGGGCCTGGGCGGGCTGGCGTGCGCGCTGCACCTGGCCGGCAGCGGCCGGCAGGTGACCGTGGTGGAACGCGAGCCGGTGCCGGGCGGCCGGGCCGGCCGGCTGGCCGTCGACGGGTACGAGTTCGACACCGGCCCCACCGTGCTCACCATGCCGGACCTGATCGCCGAGGCACTGGGCGCGGTCGGCGAGGAACTCGACGACTGGCTGGACCTCACCCCGGTCGACCCCGCCTACCGGGCCTACTACCCCGACGGCTCGACGCTCGACGTCATCACCGACACCACCCGGATGGCCGCCGAGATCGCCCGGGTCTGCGGCCCCCGCGAGGCCGACGGCTACCTGCGCTTCGTGGACTACGCGCGCAACCTGTGGCACTGGGAGCGGACGGACTTCATCGACCGCAACCTGGACGCCCCGACCGACCTGCTCACTGCCAATCTGGTGAAACTGCTGGCCAACGGCGCGTTCCGGCGGCTTCAGACGAAGATCAACCAGTTCTTCCGGGACCCACGTACCCAGCGCATCTTCTCCTTCCAGGCGATGTACGCCGGCCTCGCGCCGCACGACGCGCTGGCCATCTACAGCGTCATCGCGTACCTCGACTCGGTGGCCGGGGTCTACTTCCCGCGCGGCGGCATCCACGCGGTCTCCCGGGGCATGGCCGGCGCCGCCGAGAAGCACGGCGTGCAGTTCCGGTACGGCACCACGGTGACCCGGGTGGAGACCGCCAACGGCCGGGCCATCGGCGTGCTGACCGCCGACGGCGAGCTGATCCCGGCCGACGTGGTGGTGCTCAACCCGGACCTGCCGGTCGCCTACCGTGACCTGCTGCCCCCGGCCCGCCGGCGAAAGCTGACCTACTCGCCCTCGTGCGTCGTGCTGCACGTCGGCTCGACCCAGGGGTATGAAAAGATCGCCCACCACAACATCCACTTCGGACGGAAGTGGAAGGGCACCTTCGACGAGGTCATCCGGCGCGGCGAGCTGATGACCGACCCGTCGCTGCTGGTCACCAACCCCAGCCGGACCGATCCGGCGGTGGCCCCGGCCGGGCGGCACACCTACTACGTGCTGGCGCCGGTGCCCAACCTGGAACGGGGCCCGTTCGACTGGCGCGGCGACCTGAGCCGGCGCTACGCCGACCAGCTCGTGGCGACGCTGGAGGAGCGCGGGTACGTGGGCTTCGGCGCGGGCATCGAGGTGCTGCGTACGATCACCCCCGCCGAGTGGGAGGAGCAGGGCATGGCCGCCGGTACGCCGTTCGCCGCCGCGCACAGCCTCTTCCAGACCGGTCCCTTCCGCCCGTCGAACCTGCACCGGCAACTGCCCAACGTCGTGTTCACCGGCTCCGGCACCCAGCCGGGCGTGGGCGTACCGATGGTGCTGATCTCCGGGAAGCTGGCGGCCAACCGGATCACCGGTGCCGGGCGGTGAGCGCGCGGAGCGCGGCCCGGCCGCACGGCACACGCAGGACGGGCGCGATGCACACGCGGAACGGGGGGCGGGTCCGGTGACGTCCCGGGAAGGGCACCTGGTCGAGCTGGTCGACGACCGCGGCAACGTGCTCGGCGAGGCCACCGTGGCCGCGGCCCACCAGGCGCCGGGGCGGCTGCACCGGGCCTTCTCGGTGCTGCTGGTCGACCCGGCCGGCCGGGTGCTGCTGCAACGGCGGGCCCCGGTGAAGACCCGGTTCCCGCAGCGCTGGGCCAACTCCTGCTGCGGCCACCCCCGACCGGCCGAGTCGCTGGTGGAGGCTGCCAACCGCCGGCTGGCCGAGGAGTTGGGCGCGGCCCCGGTCACGCTGACCGAGGTCGGCGTCTACCTCTACTACGCCGAGGATCCGGCCACCGGCCGGGTCGAGTTCGAGTACGACCACGTGCTGCGGGCCGACGTGCCGGCCGACGTCACCGTGCTGCCGGACCCCGACGAGGTGTCCGAGCTGCGTTGGGTCGACCCGGTACGGCTGATGGCCGAGATCGACGCCGACCCCTGCGCGTACGCACCCTGGCTGGGCGGGGTGGTGAGCCGGCTGCTGCGCGCCGGCGGCCCCGCCGGCACCACCATCCCGTCCGGCGTTCCGGCGGACGACGCGTCGGAGCGGTCGGGTGGCCGATGAGGCGCTGAGCGCGGGGGCCGTCGCACGCCGACTGGGCGTGGCGGTCACCACGCTGCGTACCTGGCACCAGCGCTACGGCCTCGGTCCCAGCCAGCACATACCGGGTCACCACCGGCGCTACACGCCGGCCGACCTCGCGCGCCTGGAGATCATGCGTCGGCTCACCGCGGAGGGGATCACCCCGGCCGAGGCGGCCCGTTGGGCGAAGCAGAGCCCCGGGGTCGGTCCCGCCGCCGGGGTGCGGCTGCGCGCCGGAGCCGGTCGGGACGGCGGCGGGCAGGCGATCCCGGTCGGCCGGGCCGGCCCGGTCGCCCGTGGTCTGGCCCGGGCCGCCATGCGACTGGACTCCGCGGCGATCAGCGAGACCATCGCCAACGCCGTCGCCCGGGACGGCGTTGTCGCCACCTGGGACGGCCTGCTGCGTCCGGTGCTGGCCGGCATCGGGGAGCGGCACGCCGCGACCGCCGGTCTGATCGAGGTCGAACACCTGATGTCCCGGTGCGTCTCCGAGGCGTTCGCCACGGTGGCCCGGCCCGGCCCGGCCGCCGGCCCGGCCCGGATCCTGCTCGCCTGCGCCGACGAGGAACAACACACCCTGCCGTTGGAAGCGTTGGCCGCCTCCCTCGCCGAAGCGAATGTGGCGTATCGCATGCTGGGTGCCCGGGTGCCGCTCGCGGCGCTGATCGAGGCGGTGAACCGGACCGGACCGGCCGCGGTGGTGCTCTGGTCGCACACCCGCGCCACCGCCGACCCGGGGCAGCTGTCCGCCCTGCTCGGGATGGTTCGACGCCCCCTGCTGGTGCTGGCCGCCGGCCCCGGCTGGCAGGCCGACACGCTGCCCGCCGGAGTGGTCCGGCCGGTCGACCTGACCGAGGCGGTGTCGCTGGCGTTGGCCGTCCGGGACTCACTGGATCAGTCGGGCGGGGCCTGACCGACCCTGCCCAATCGGCGCGTCGTCCACTACCGTCGGGGCCTACCGCGTACCCGACCCCCCTCGGAGTGACGATGCGTGCACGCCCCGTCCTGGCGGCCGCCCTCGGCCTGGTCCTACTCCTCGCTGTCGGCTGCGGCGAACCGCAACGGGACCCCCAGCAGGCCGCGGCACCCGCCCCGACTGCGGCGGCGAGTCCATCACCGGTGACCACCCCGTCACCGAGAGCGACTCCGCGGCCGGCCACCAAACCCAAGCCCAAGCTGCGGCCGAAGCCCACCACGCTGCCCGCGGGCCTGCGGCGCGCCACCGGGGTACGCGCCGTCGCGCTGACCTTCGACGACGGGCCGGACCCGGCCTGGACGCCGAAGGTCCTCGACCAGTTGCGGGCCGCCCGGGTCAAGGCGACGTTCTGCCTGGTCGGCACCCAGATACGCAAGCACCCGGAGCTGGTCGCCCGGATGGTCCGTGAGGGTCACCAGCTCTGTAACCACAGCTGGCGGCACGACCTCGACCTGGGCCGACGGCCGGTGGCCGAGATCCGGGCCGACCTGGTCCGGACCAACGG comes from Micromonospora purpureochromogenes and encodes:
- a CDS encoding dihydrolipoyl dehydrogenase family protein; amino-acid sequence: MAEPEVVDVVVVGLGVGGEEVAGRLAEAGLSVVGIERDLVGGECPYWGCIPSKMMIRAANALAEARRVNELAGSAQVQPDWAPVAKRIREEATDTWDDTVAVDRFTGRGGRFLRGSARLDGPGRVRVGDQVIQARHGIVFGTGTRPSVPPIDGLADTPYWTNHQAIEVEELPESLLVLGGGAIGLELAQVFARFGVRVTVVEAADRVLAVEEPESSEVAEKALRADGVEIRTGVKAERVSHDGATFTVHAGDDAFHAERLLVVTGRRAHLEELGLDSIGVDPGQRYLPVDGQMRVTDGVWAVGDVTGEGAFTHIAMYQAAIVIAGVLDRTRHADSGPDPSGTASVVGGAMGAASAVGGAMTATGPSGAAGTLPRADYRALPRVTFTDPEVGAVGLTEHQARQRGINVQVGFAQLSSSARGWIHKAGNDGFIKLVADADQGVLVGATSVGPAGGEVLSALVVAVHAAVPLSHLRHMIYAYPTFHRAIEDALRDLS
- a CDS encoding serine hydrolase domain-containing protein; translated protein: MPDRFAPVRDCFQDLLATGRETGAGLTIWYDGHPVVDLGADSRGAWRPDTLVNVYSVGKPVAALCLLLLVDRGRLDLDDPVATHWPGFRTPATVRQVLSHTAGLPTFPVARPAEAVADWELLCADLAAADPEWEPGSVAGEHAWTYGHLVGELVRRVDGRSVGRFLAEEIADPWRLDLGFGLGAADQRRCADLSYGDPAWPVRMLGEPGSLRARALSNPPGGLDLAVVNSPLWRGAQVPAVNLHATASALARLYAGLAAGGTLDGVRLFSPELVAEATRVQYDGPDLVLDRRACWTLGMQREPDGSWGMGGIGGSSAWADPERGYVFGYATAHLADHDRVDELVEVLHSCL
- a CDS encoding phytoene/squalene synthase family protein, which gives rise to MDTDLTAAYARCQELHRRHGRTYYLATRLLPAWKRRHVHALYGFTRYADEIVDRTEELPPAERAARLDQWSAEFVAGLHGEPVDDPLLPAVLHTIAVFDLDRADFASFLRSMAMDLTVLSYPTYDDLLDYMEGSAAVIGTMMLPILGSSDPAAAREPARQLGFAFQLTNFIRDVAEDLDRGRTYLPDEDLAKFGVTRDDLLAAKDQARTTPRIRDLIGYEVTRAQAHYEAAAPGITLLSPASQACMRTAYALYGGILDEVAAQGYDVFARRALVPQRRRLAVAARALLTPTGSPVAVPGPSLVRR
- a CDS encoding polyprenyl synthetase family protein; this translates as MANDAVAGNALRVAPAQPGATDDPVRRVLAAFTKELVKGVDDTLAAFLATEVDSLTEIDAAMGGFAATARDSVLAGGKRVRPTFAYWGWRGVVGGAEPLPTVLPAFAALELLHTFALVHDDVMDASDTRRGRPTAHRAATARHVAAGYAGDPARFGEAVAVLVGDLCLVWADRLLSHATVAPAQLFEVRRCYDQMRIETVAGQYLDVLGENDPANWSVDRALRVARYKTASYTVQRPLLFGACLAGVAADTPLIAAYTRYGLAVGEAFQLCDDLLGVYGDPATTGKPAGDDLRTGKPTALLMLARQLATPGQRRALERAGPVTGARDVARLAELVADTGAVSRVERMISDRVSEALTALDTASIDETARTALTGLATAATMRRA
- the crtI gene encoding phytoene desaturase family protein, encoding MRTVNGRTDRVVVVGAGLGGLACALHLAGSGRQVTVVEREPVPGGRAGRLAVDGYEFDTGPTVLTMPDLIAEALGAVGEELDDWLDLTPVDPAYRAYYPDGSTLDVITDTTRMAAEIARVCGPREADGYLRFVDYARNLWHWERTDFIDRNLDAPTDLLTANLVKLLANGAFRRLQTKINQFFRDPRTQRIFSFQAMYAGLAPHDALAIYSVIAYLDSVAGVYFPRGGIHAVSRGMAGAAEKHGVQFRYGTTVTRVETANGRAIGVLTADGELIPADVVVLNPDLPVAYRDLLPPARRRKLTYSPSCVVLHVGSTQGYEKIAHHNIHFGRKWKGTFDEVIRRGELMTDPSLLVTNPSRTDPAVAPAGRHTYYVLAPVPNLERGPFDWRGDLSRRYADQLVATLEERGYVGFGAGIEVLRTITPAEWEEQGMAAGTPFAAAHSLFQTGPFRPSNLHRQLPNVVFTGSGTQPGVGVPMVLISGKLAANRITGAGR
- the idi gene encoding isopentenyl-diphosphate Delta-isomerase, producing MTSREGHLVELVDDRGNVLGEATVAAAHQAPGRLHRAFSVLLVDPAGRVLLQRRAPVKTRFPQRWANSCCGHPRPAESLVEAANRRLAEELGAAPVTLTEVGVYLYYAEDPATGRVEFEYDHVLRADVPADVTVLPDPDEVSELRWVDPVRLMAEIDADPCAYAPWLGGVVSRLLRAGGPAGTTIPSGVPADDASERSGGR
- a CDS encoding MerR family transcriptional regulator — encoded protein: MADEALSAGAVARRLGVAVTTLRTWHQRYGLGPSQHIPGHHRRYTPADLARLEIMRRLTAEGITPAEAARWAKQSPGVGPAAGVRLRAGAGRDGGGQAIPVGRAGPVARGLARAAMRLDSAAISETIANAVARDGVVATWDGLLRPVLAGIGERHAATAGLIEVEHLMSRCVSEAFATVARPGPAAGPARILLACADEEQHTLPLEALAASLAEANVAYRMLGARVPLAALIEAVNRTGPAAVVLWSHTRATADPGQLSALLGMVRRPLLVLAAGPGWQADTLPAGVVRPVDLTEAVSLALAVRDSLDQSGGA
- a CDS encoding polysaccharide deacetylase family protein, whose amino-acid sequence is MRARPVLAAALGLVLLLAVGCGEPQRDPQQAAAPAPTAAASPSPVTTPSPRATPRPATKPKPKLRPKPTTLPAGLRRATGVRAVALTFDDGPDPAWTPKVLDQLRAARVKATFCLVGTQIRKHPELVARMVREGHQLCNHSWRHDLDLGRRPVAEIRADLVRTNGAIQAAAPGAKVPFYRQPGGRWTPEVVAVARQLGMRSLHWSVDPQDWAKPTVATLAERVHGAARPGAIVLMHDGGGDRSHTLAACPHLIIDLKRRFGVAPPR